The following proteins come from a genomic window of Rissa tridactyla isolate bRisTri1 chromosome 13, bRisTri1.patW.cur.20221130, whole genome shotgun sequence:
- the GP1BB gene encoding platelet glycoprotein Ib beta chain, whose protein sequence is MNSGILFLSLLGFLPLVMPICPVPCKCATNIIDCTSKGLTVAKLPVTFRPSAEIIHLGYNRLTSIPNGLFDNLKSLQVVYLQGNPWECNCDILYLRSWLQWQQNRTMYRDVRCASPAHLQDRIIAYLTEDEVISTCQYWYCSLALLSQICLFILLFLQGILVIFIIVYLQKFRRMTAEAWSATRELHQNVDTWVSSQQ, encoded by the coding sequence ATGAACAGTGGAATTCTCTTCTTGTCCCTCCTGGGCTTCCTCCCACTCGTGATGCCCATATGCCCTGTGCCATGCAAGTGTGCCACCAACATTATTGACTGCACATCAAAAGGCCTAACTGTAGCAAAACTACCAGTTACTTTCCGCCCTTCGGCTGAAATTATCCACCTTGGTTACAACAGGCTCACCTCTATTCCCAATGGGCTCTTTGACAACCTAAAGAGCCTCCAGGTAGTCTACCTGCAGGGCAACCCTTGGGAATGCAACTGTGACATCCTCTACTTGCGCTCCTGGCTCCAGTGGCAGCAGAACCGGACCATGTACAGGGATGTGAGATGTGCCTCCCCAGCTCACCTGCAGGACCGCATCATTGCCTATCTGACAGAAGACGAGGTCATCTCCACGTGCCAGTACTGGTACTGCAGCCTGGCTCTCCTCTCACAGATCTGTCTCTtcatcctccttttcctccagggTATCTTGGTTATCTTCATCATTGTCTACCTGCAGAAATTTCGGAGAATGACCGCTGAAGCCTGGAGCGCCACCCGAGAACTGCACCAGAATGTGGACACCTGGGTATCTTCTCAACAGTGA